The following are encoded together in the Deinococcus soli (ex Cha et al. 2016) genome:
- a CDS encoding GntR family transcriptional regulator, producing MAKYPLIKTTLKDRLLGGHYAEGLPLPSEPQLAREFEVSRMTARRAIDELEREGYVYRVQGAGTFPTGKRFRQGMFRVRPFKEWARHPDHRTTVLRAMQIEATPEIAIVLQIQPGDPVIFVHRLRTAGDEALVIEKRYINGNLVPNLLDHNLGAESIHEIMIGLGVPLQRVEQNLEAVNLRQEEADLLRVPLGTAAFLLRRTTYSGQKRASYVNYWVRGDRYAFQDTFEP from the coding sequence ATGGCGAAGTACCCGCTCATCAAGACGACCCTGAAAGACCGCCTGCTCGGCGGCCACTACGCCGAGGGGCTTCCCCTGCCCAGCGAACCGCAGCTCGCCCGCGAATTCGAAGTCTCCCGCATGACCGCCCGCCGCGCCATCGACGAACTGGAACGCGAAGGCTACGTCTACCGCGTCCAGGGCGCCGGGACCTTCCCCACCGGCAAACGCTTCCGGCAGGGCATGTTCCGCGTGCGGCCCTTCAAGGAATGGGCCCGCCACCCCGACCACCGCACCACGGTCCTGCGCGCCATGCAGATCGAGGCCACCCCCGAGATCGCCATCGTGCTGCAGATCCAGCCCGGCGACCCCGTCATCTTCGTGCACCGCCTGCGCACCGCCGGGGACGAAGCCCTGGTGATCGAGAAGCGCTACATCAACGGCAACCTCGTGCCGAACCTGCTGGATCACAACCTGGGCGCCGAGAGCATCCACGAGATCATGATCGGCCTGGGCGTGCCCCTCCAGCGCGTCGAGCAGAACCTCGAAGCCGTCAACCTCCGCCAGGAGGAAGCTGACCTGCTGCGCGTGCCGCTGGGCACCGCCGCGTTCCTGCTGCGCCGCACCACCTACAGCGGCCAGAAACGCGCCAGCTACGTGAACTACTGGGTGCGCGGCGACCGCTACGCTTTTCAAGACACCTTCGAACCCTGA
- a CDS encoding DUF485 domain-containing protein encodes MTVSSAPPAARNAAYQQLVAQRNAFTLTMTVTFLVLYFLLPVLAGYNKPLMAQKVVGNVTFGYVLAFAEFIMGWVMAYIYVVKARTFDRLAQEARA; translated from the coding sequence ATGACGGTATCCAGCGCCCCCCCCGCCGCGCGTAACGCCGCGTACCAGCAACTGGTCGCGCAGCGCAACGCCTTCACCCTCACCATGACGGTCACGTTCCTGGTGCTGTACTTCCTGCTGCCCGTCCTGGCCGGGTACAACAAACCCCTGATGGCGCAGAAGGTCGTCGGGAACGTCACCTTCGGGTACGTCCTGGCCTTCGCGGAATTCATCATGGGCTGGGTCATGGCGTACATCTACGTCGTCAAGGCCCGCACCTTCGACCGGCTGGCACAGGAGGCCCGCGCGTGA
- a CDS encoding GGDEF domain-containing protein gives MDLPAHLQPFEALLPQEPGPARVDALLALSADPHPLPEQVALAGQARELAASLNDPARTARAELRLGALHGGPEALEQVRSAARRFEQLRDAAQELACAVREAALLDDPLARLPALLRAAALAAETGQPLTELTLQVQLGALLRDLGSAAQAAGAFTRATELAVTHDARVQATGALLGLGELHLEAGDAQAALEPLRAAGHLTHGEGTAAQARALGGLGRAYAALGDPARAARFLDAALPLAERHGEPALLAALLDARAATHDAQGQPGEAHALLRRSLTLTEQDSPRAHGRTLLALAAHLAAQGRAAQARETLVWALRFGLEHGQGDLSAGAHLALADLAEAQGDPAETAAQLRAWATSLDAQRRRDAERDTQVQDAVYGAREALAQRAARRDTLHLLEGTVQDASTRLAAMQVMLERWRGTSMLDTESGAHSRPFGLEVLTLHFNRCVRLRAPLSLAVVGVEVHAPPTDGPADLFVSNVLSAVSRVLEGQVRAMDTVARFDRFKFMVIFPETAPEEATHPLERVIEQVRTYDWGVPGMQGAVSVAVGLVGRGFVQGVNLLIDAADAEYYRARRQGPNTLTITR, from the coding sequence ATGGACCTCCCAGCACACCTGCAACCCTTCGAGGCGCTGCTGCCCCAGGAGCCCGGCCCGGCGCGGGTGGACGCGCTCCTGGCCCTGTCCGCCGATCCTCACCCCCTGCCGGAACAGGTGGCGCTGGCCGGGCAGGCCCGCGAGCTGGCCGCCAGCCTGAACGACCCGGCCCGCACCGCCCGCGCCGAACTGCGCCTGGGCGCGCTGCACGGCGGCCCGGAGGCGCTGGAGCAGGTCCGGTCGGCCGCCCGGCGCTTCGAGCAGCTGCGGGACGCGGCACAGGAACTCGCCTGCGCGGTCCGCGAGGCAGCGCTGCTGGACGACCCGCTCGCGCGGCTCCCGGCGCTGCTGCGCGCCGCCGCGCTGGCCGCCGAGACCGGGCAGCCCCTGACCGAACTGACCCTGCAGGTGCAGCTGGGAGCGCTGCTGCGCGACCTGGGCAGCGCCGCGCAGGCCGCCGGGGCGTTCACGCGCGCCACCGAACTGGCGGTCACGCACGACGCGCGCGTGCAGGCGACCGGGGCGCTGCTGGGCCTGGGTGAACTGCACCTGGAGGCCGGGGACGCGCAGGCGGCGCTGGAGCCGCTGCGCGCGGCCGGGCACCTGACGCACGGCGAGGGCACCGCCGCGCAGGCCCGCGCGCTGGGCGGCCTGGGCCGCGCGTACGCCGCGTTGGGGGACCCGGCGCGCGCCGCGCGGTTTCTGGACGCGGCGCTGCCCCTGGCCGAACGTCACGGCGAGCCCGCGCTGCTTGCGGCGCTGCTGGACGCCCGCGCTGCCACGCACGACGCGCAGGGCCAGCCGGGCGAGGCGCACGCCCTGCTGCGCCGCAGCCTCACGCTGACCGAGCAGGACTCGCCCCGGGCGCACGGGCGGACGCTGCTGGCCCTGGCCGCGCACCTCGCCGCGCAGGGCCGCGCCGCGCAGGCGCGCGAGACGCTGGTCTGGGCGCTGCGCTTCGGCCTGGAGCACGGGCAGGGTGACCTGAGTGCCGGGGCGCACCTGGCGCTGGCGGACCTCGCCGAGGCGCAGGGCGACCCGGCCGAGACGGCCGCGCAGCTGCGCGCCTGGGCGACCAGCTTGGACGCGCAGCGCCGCCGGGACGCCGAACGGGACACGCAGGTGCAGGACGCGGTCTACGGCGCGCGTGAGGCGCTCGCGCAGCGCGCGGCGCGCCGCGACACGCTGCACCTCCTGGAGGGGACCGTGCAGGACGCCAGTACCCGGCTGGCCGCGATGCAGGTCATGCTGGAACGCTGGCGCGGCACGTCCATGCTGGACACGGAAAGCGGCGCGCACTCGCGGCCCTTCGGGCTGGAGGTCCTGACACTGCACTTCAACCGCTGCGTGCGCCTGCGCGCCCCGCTGAGTCTCGCGGTGGTGGGGGTGGAGGTCCACGCGCCGCCCACCGACGGCCCGGCGGACCTGTTCGTCAGCAACGTCCTGAGTGCCGTGAGTCGCGTCCTGGAGGGGCAGGTGCGGGCGATGGACACGGTCGCGCGCTTCGACCGGTTCAAGTTCATGGTGATCTTCCCCGAGACGGCGCCGGAGGAGGCGACGCATCCCCTGGAACGGGTGATCGAGCAGGTCCGTACGTACGACTGGGGCGTGCCGGGCATGCAGGGCGCGGTCAGCGTGGCGGTGGGGCTGGTGGGGCGCGGGTTCGTGCAGGGCGTGAACCTGCTGATCGACGCGGCGGACGCCGAGTACTACCGGGCGCGGCGGCAGGGGCCGAACACCCTGACCATCACCCGGTAG
- the rplT gene encoding 50S ribosomal protein L20, translated as MPRAKTGIIRRRRHKKVLKRAKGFWGSRSKQYRNAFQTLLNAATYEYRDRRNKKRDFRRLWIQRINAGARLHGMNYSTFIGGLKKANIDLNRKVLADIAAREPEAFKALVDAAKNAK; from the coding sequence ATGCCTCGCGCCAAAACCGGTATCATCCGTCGCCGCCGTCACAAGAAGGTCCTGAAGCGCGCCAAGGGCTTCTGGGGCTCCCGCAGCAAGCAGTACCGCAACGCGTTCCAGACCCTGCTGAACGCCGCGACCTACGAGTACCGCGACCGCCGCAACAAGAAGCGTGACTTCCGCCGCCTGTGGATCCAGCGTATCAACGCCGGCGCCCGCCTGCACGGCATGAACTACAGCACCTTCATCGGTGGCCTGAAGAAGGCGAACATCGACCTGAACCGCAAGGTCCTGGCCGACATCGCCGCGCGCGAACCCGAGGCCTTCAAGGCCCTCGTGGACGCCGCCAAGAACGCCAAGTAA
- the rpmI gene encoding 50S ribosomal protein L35, translating to MPKMKTLKAASRRVKITGTGKVMAFKSGKRHQNTGKSGNEIRGKGKGFVLAKSEWARMKLMLPKGK from the coding sequence ATGCCCAAGATGAAGACACTGAAAGCGGCCAGCCGCCGGGTGAAGATCACCGGAACCGGCAAGGTCATGGCGTTCAAGAGTGGCAAGCGCCACCAGAACACCGGCAAGAGCGGCAACGAAATCCGCGGCAAGGGCAAGGGCTTCGTCCTCGCCAAGAGTGAATGGGCCCGCATGAAACTCATGCTGCCGAAGGGGAAGTGA
- a CDS encoding cation acetate symporter, with translation MTFLLAAVIVAVTLAVTFWASRRNTSAGDFYVAGGRISATQNGIAIAGDYMSAASFLGITGLIALNGYDGFMYSVGWFIAYLTVLFIVAEPLRNLGKYTLADMLVYRLKDPRVRTYAAVSTIVISTFYMIAQVVGAGSLISLLSRGAISADLAIPLVGVLMIIYVVVGGMLATTWVQIIKAMLLMFATIVMTVLILNRFGWSFSNMLGVVEAKNGAAFLGAGVKYTNPIDLISLCLALVLGTAGLPHILVRFFTVPTAQDARKSVVWAMALIGAFYVMTAFMGNAANALLGKGAIEAANKAGNMAAPLLAENLFGGAGTLGGEFGLAFVTAVAFATILAVVAGLTISASTSFTHDIYNGVLKGGQASEKDQFRVARLATVAVGVAAILLGLAAKTQNVAFLVALAFALAASANLPVILFTLFWRRFNATGAMWGIVGGILFTLLLIAISPNIMKIDPDTLTTGRHLIQANAIFPLENPGLISIPAGFLFAYLGTLIGARRHTPEDDRIFEDMQFRAYTGAGVDGTVAAHD, from the coding sequence GTGACCTTCCTGCTCGCTGCGGTCATCGTGGCCGTCACGCTGGCCGTCACCTTCTGGGCCAGCCGCCGCAACACCAGCGCCGGGGACTTCTACGTCGCGGGCGGCCGCATCAGCGCCACCCAGAACGGCATCGCCATCGCCGGGGACTACATGAGCGCCGCCAGTTTCCTGGGCATCACCGGCCTGATCGCCCTGAACGGCTACGACGGCTTCATGTACTCGGTCGGGTGGTTCATCGCGTACCTGACCGTACTGTTCATCGTGGCCGAACCGCTGCGCAACCTCGGCAAGTACACCCTGGCCGACATGCTCGTGTACCGCCTGAAAGACCCCCGCGTGCGCACCTACGCCGCCGTGAGCACCATCGTGATCAGCACCTTCTACATGATCGCGCAGGTCGTCGGCGCCGGCTCCCTGATCAGCCTGCTCTCCAGGGGCGCCATCAGCGCCGACCTCGCCATCCCGCTCGTCGGCGTGCTGATGATCATCTACGTCGTGGTGGGTGGCATGCTGGCCACCACCTGGGTGCAGATCATCAAGGCCATGCTGCTGATGTTCGCCACCATCGTCATGACCGTCCTGATCCTGAACCGCTTCGGCTGGAGTTTCTCCAACATGCTCGGTGTGGTGGAAGCCAAAAACGGCGCTGCCTTCCTGGGAGCGGGCGTGAAATACACCAACCCCATCGACCTGATCAGCCTGTGCCTCGCGCTGGTGCTCGGCACCGCCGGACTGCCGCACATCCTGGTGCGCTTCTTCACCGTCCCCACCGCGCAGGATGCCCGCAAGAGCGTCGTGTGGGCCATGGCCCTGATCGGCGCGTTCTACGTCATGACCGCCTTCATGGGCAACGCCGCCAACGCCCTGCTCGGCAAAGGCGCCATCGAGGCCGCGAACAAGGCCGGGAACATGGCCGCGCCGCTGCTCGCCGAGAACCTCTTCGGCGGGGCGGGCACGCTGGGCGGCGAGTTCGGCCTGGCCTTCGTCACCGCCGTCGCCTTCGCCACCATCCTCGCGGTCGTCGCGGGGCTGACCATCAGCGCGTCCACGAGCTTCACGCACGACATCTACAACGGCGTCCTGAAGGGCGGACAGGCCAGCGAGAAAGACCAGTTCCGTGTCGCCCGCCTCGCCACCGTCGCCGTGGGCGTCGCCGCGATCCTGCTGGGTCTGGCCGCCAAGACCCAGAACGTCGCGTTCCTGGTCGCCCTGGCCTTCGCGCTGGCCGCCAGTGCCAACCTGCCGGTCATCCTGTTCACGCTGTTCTGGCGCAGGTTCAACGCCACCGGCGCCATGTGGGGGATCGTGGGCGGCATCCTGTTCACGCTGCTGCTCATCGCCATCAGCCCCAACATCATGAAGATCGACCCGGACACCCTGACCACCGGCCGCCACCTGATCCAGGCCAACGCGATCTTCCCGCTGGAGAACCCCGGCCTGATCAGCATTCCCGCCGGATTCCTGTTCGCGTATCTGGGCACCCTGATCGGCGCCCGCCGCCACACGCCCGAGGACGACCGCATCTTCGAGGACATGCAGTTCCGCGCCTACACCGGCGCCGGCGTGGACGGCACCGTCGCCGCGCACGACTGA
- a CDS encoding MFS transporter, with protein sequence MTALIHAPYPTGFWVLWWGTLINRLGEFVVPLLGFYLTAHAHLGVTQVSVILAMLGLGRFISEGLSGPLTDRRGPAFTMILALTGGAVMILALSFAQGFWWTAAGVLGFSLLSALYKPAASTAVADLTQGPQRTRAYNLLYWAINVGAATAPILGGWLAGRSLRLLFWLDAATMALFALLLTLLYPRTPRAALSQVTHTRRLLPRDPLLWQFCLASLLFGLTYQSYKLLAVVFAQQGFSAAQYGQMLAVNGALVVLLGLPLGHLIARSGHPRWQALGAALLGAGFLGHALAHTLWAHMLAVAVWTIGEIIAYGISKTIISELGPPEQRGTYIGLVGSMAGLATLLAPLLGGALLQTLGAGGMWVVIAGLALLAALLLLALEGRVQARMTRPAGAPEAATG encoded by the coding sequence GTGACTGCCCTGATCCACGCCCCCTACCCGACCGGATTCTGGGTGCTGTGGTGGGGCACACTGATCAACCGCCTGGGGGAGTTCGTGGTGCCGCTGCTGGGGTTCTACCTGACCGCGCACGCGCACCTGGGCGTCACGCAGGTCAGCGTGATCCTGGCGATGCTGGGCCTGGGCCGCTTCATCTCCGAAGGGCTCAGCGGCCCGCTGACCGACCGGCGCGGCCCGGCCTTCACCATGATCCTCGCCCTGACCGGCGGCGCGGTCATGATCCTCGCGCTGTCCTTCGCGCAGGGGTTCTGGTGGACGGCGGCGGGCGTGCTGGGGTTCTCGCTGCTGTCCGCGCTGTACAAACCCGCCGCGAGCACCGCCGTCGCGGACCTCACGCAGGGCCCGCAACGGACCCGCGCGTACAACCTGCTGTACTGGGCGATCAACGTCGGCGCCGCCACCGCGCCCATCCTGGGCGGCTGGCTGGCCGGGCGGTCCCTGCGGCTGCTGTTCTGGCTGGACGCCGCGACCATGGCCCTCTTCGCGCTGCTGCTGACCCTGCTGTATCCGCGAACACCCCGCGCCGCGCTGTCGCAGGTCACCCACACCCGCCGACTGCTGCCGCGTGACCCACTGCTGTGGCAGTTCTGCCTCGCGTCCCTGCTGTTCGGCCTGACCTACCAGAGTTACAAGCTGCTGGCCGTGGTGTTCGCGCAGCAGGGCTTCAGCGCCGCGCAGTACGGACAGATGCTCGCGGTGAACGGCGCGCTGGTCGTGCTGCTGGGTCTGCCGCTGGGCCACCTGATCGCCCGCAGCGGCCACCCCCGCTGGCAGGCCCTGGGCGCCGCCCTGCTCGGCGCGGGCTTCCTGGGCCACGCCCTGGCGCATACCCTGTGGGCCCACATGCTGGCTGTCGCCGTCTGGACGATCGGGGAGATCATCGCCTACGGCATCAGCAAGACCATCATCAGCGAACTGGGCCCCCCCGAGCAGCGCGGCACCTACATCGGCCTGGTGGGCAGCATGGCGGGGCTCGCCACCCTGCTCGCCCCGCTGCTGGGCGGCGCGCTCCTCCAGACGCTCGGCGCGGGCGGGATGTGGGTCGTGATCGCCGGACTGGCGCTCCTGGCCGCGCTGCTCCTGCTGGCGCTGGAAGGGCGCGTGCAGGCCCGGATGACCCGCCCCGCCGGCGCCCCTGAGGCCGCTACCGGGTGA
- the moaA gene encoding GTP 3',8-cyclase MoaA produces the protein MLDLLGRPLRDLRISVTDRCNLRCTYCMPADVFGPEYAFLPRAELLSFEEIERLARAFVALGVRKLRVTGGEPTLRRDLPTLIAALAAIPDVEDVAMTTNGLLLPRVAADLKAAGLRRVTVSIDSLDPEVFGLMNGLGTHPQRVMDGIEAALTAGLGVKVNTVVQRGVNDAGLRELWLALRELAPVRFIEFMDVGNHNGWNLDSVVPSREVLARLGGEAGAGHFQPVRADYRGEVASRYADPEGREVGLISSVTAPFCGDCSRARLSAVGVLYTCLFASGGTDLRAALRDGASDAALRDLIAGVWARRNDRYSEERGEATAALRPKVEMSHIGG, from the coding sequence ATGCTCGACCTGCTGGGAAGGCCCCTGCGCGACCTGCGCATCAGCGTCACGGACCGCTGCAACCTGCGCTGCACGTACTGCATGCCGGCGGACGTGTTCGGGCCGGAGTACGCCTTCTTGCCACGTGCCGAACTGCTGAGTTTCGAGGAGATCGAGCGGCTGGCCCGCGCGTTCGTGGCGCTGGGCGTGCGCAAGCTGCGCGTGACGGGTGGCGAGCCGACCCTGCGGCGCGACCTGCCCACCCTGATCGCGGCCCTGGCGGCCATTCCGGACGTGGAGGACGTGGCGATGACCACGAACGGCCTGCTGCTGCCGCGCGTGGCGGCGGACCTGAAGGCGGCGGGCCTGCGGCGGGTGACGGTCAGCATCGACAGCCTCGACCCGGAGGTCTTCGGGCTCATGAACGGCCTGGGCACGCATCCGCAGAGGGTCATGGACGGGATCGAGGCCGCCCTGACGGCCGGGCTGGGCGTGAAGGTGAACACGGTGGTGCAGCGTGGCGTGAACGACGCGGGCCTGCGCGAGCTGTGGCTGGCGCTGCGCGAACTGGCGCCGGTGCGCTTCATCGAGTTCATGGACGTCGGGAATCACAACGGCTGGAACCTGGACAGCGTGGTGCCCAGCCGTGAGGTCCTGGCCCGGCTGGGAGGTGAGGCGGGGGCCGGTCACTTCCAGCCGGTACGCGCGGACTACCGGGGCGAGGTGGCCTCTCGGTACGCCGATCCGGAGGGGCGCGAGGTTGGGCTGATCAGTTCGGTGACGGCGCCGTTCTGCGGGGACTGCTCGCGGGCGCGCCTCTCGGCGGTGGGGGTGCTGTACACCTGTCTGTTCGCGTCCGGCGGGACGGACCTGCGCGCGGCGCTGCGGGACGGGGCCTCGGACGCGGCGCTGCGGGACCTGATCGCGGGCGTGTGGGCGCGCCGGAACGACCGCTACAGCGAGGAGCGCGGGGAGGCCACGGCGGCCCTGCGTCCGAAGGTGGAGATGTCGCATATCGGCGGTTGA